A single window of Eucalyptus grandis isolate ANBG69807.140 chromosome 1, ASM1654582v1, whole genome shotgun sequence DNA harbors:
- the LOC104451243 gene encoding protein DETOXIFICATION 21 — MAMEGEATKKLLKKSVAVKVGDGGEDEPLKDRIWSETKKMWIITAPAIFTRFSNFGIYIISLSFIGHLGSTELAAYSLVCTVLLRFVNGTLLGMASALVILCGQAYGAKQYHMLGVYLQRSWIVLTICSIFLVPLFIFTAPLLKALGQEDKIADAAGEISPWLIPILFAFIMSFTCQMFLQAQSKNMIIAYIAALLVVVHLCLSWLWTTKYKFGIQGAMASTILAYWLLNIGQLVFVMCGGCRDTWNGFSSSAFKDLWPVIKLSVSSGAMLCLELWYNTVLVLLTGNMENAEVSINALAICLNINGWEMMISLGFLAAASVRVSNERGRGSSRSAKFSITMTVLTSFGIGFAFFVFFLFFRGRLAYIFTESDEVVNAVADLSPLLAISILLNSVQPVLSGVAVGAGWRSTVPYVNILSYYLVGIPVGVVLAYILSMQVKGVWVGMLFGTFVQTVVLIVITFRTDWDKQVLLARTRVNKWFVAEEGSRKAERVYDSIFFSFSSYYCGDNEEFSVASEYLQFLARELI, encoded by the exons ATGGCAATGGAGGGAGAGGCCACCAAGAAGCTACTGAAAAAATCAGTAGCAGTGAAAGTTGGTGATGGTGGTGAGGATGAACCACTGAAGGACAGGATATGGAGTGAGACCAAGAAGATGTGGATTATCACAGCGCCTGCAATATTCACCAGATTCTCGAACTTCGGGATCTATATCATCAGTCTATCTTTTATCGGCCACCTCGGCTCCACTGAATTGGCTGCCTATTCTCTCGTCTGCACCGTCCTCCTCAGATTCGTAAATGGCACCCTG CTCGGCATGGCAAGTGCTCTAGTGATCCTATGTGGCCAGGCCTATGGTGCGAAGCAGTACCACATGCTCGGAGTGTACCTCCAGAGGTCGTGGATTGTCCTAACAATATGCTCCATCTTTCTAGTTCCTCTGTTCATCTTCACTGCACCACTTTTAAAGGCCTTAGGTCAGGAAGACAAAATTGCAGATGCTGCTGGAGAAATCTCCCCCTGGTTGATCCCGATCCTCTTCGCCTTCATCATGTCTTTCACCTGCCAAATGTTTCTCCAAGCGCAGAGTAAGAACATGATCATTGCTTACATAGCGGCGCTCTTGGTGGTGGTTCATCTATGTCTCTCATGGCTATGGACCACAAAATACAAGTTTGGAATTCAAGGCGCTATGGCTTCCACCATTTTGGCATATTGGCTCCTTAATATTGGACAACTCGTGTTTGTGATGTGCGGAGGTTGCCGAGATACATGGAATGGTTTCTCCAGTTCGGCCTTCAAGGACTTGTGGCCAGTGATCAAGCTCTCGGTATCATCTGGCGCCATGCTATG TCTCGAGCTGTGGTACAACACGGTGTTGGTTCTTCTAACAGGCAACATGGAAAACGCGGAGGTTTCCATCAATGCGCTCGCTATCTG CCTCAACATCAATGGTTGGGAAATGATGATTTCTCTCGGTTTCTTGGCTGCAGCAAG CGTTCGAGTATCTAATGAACGAGGAAGAGGGAGCTCAAGATCGGCAAAGTTCTCAATCACGATGACAGTGCTCACATCCTTCGGcattggatttgctttctttgtgttcttcctcttcttcagggGGCGTCTGGCTTATATTTTCACCGAGAGCGATGAGGTGGTCAATGCCGTGGCTGATTTGTCCCCTCTTCTGGCTATTTCCATACTTTTGAACAGCGTCCAACCGGT TTTATCGGGAGTCGCCGTTGGAGCTGGTTGGCGGAGCACAGTACCCTACGTCAACATCTTGAGCTATTACCTAGTTGGGATTCCGGTGGGAGTCGTGCTTGCCTATATTCTAAGTATGCAAGTGAAA GGCGTGTGGGTTGGAATGCTGTTCGGAACCTTCGTTCAGACAGTAGTACTGATCGTTATTACCTTCAGAACTGATTGGGATAAGCAG GTATTACTAGCTCGAACACGCGTTAACAAGTGGTTCGTGGCTGAAGAAGGATCACGCAAGGCAGAACGGGTGTAtgattcaatctttttctcGTTCTCCTCTTATTATTGTGGAGATAACGAAGAATTCTCTGTCGCATCTGAATATCTCCAATTCCTAGCAAGGGAACTGATTTGA